From the genome of Alteromonas stellipolaris:
TTTGTAGTTGGTATTTATAAGACATACTTGAAACCAAACTTGATTACTAAAGCCAAGTTCGCCCAATATCGACTGAGATATAAACTGGGCTCCAGAAAAGCAATCACAGTAATTCGCACAGCGTTTAACCTCCGATTCGCTTATTTTTCTTTTGGTAATATAAGCGTAGTACAAATCGCCACGGTCAGCATCGCTGCCATGATATACACCACTGAAAAGTCGATGAATGACGATACAATCGCGTAAACCCCACCAAACCCAAGCAAAATAAGACCTATAGCTGTGTTTGAAAAACCAACTAACTCAGTCCTGTCTTGCCCTTCTTTAATATCCAAGCTATAAGTTTTTCGCCCTGTTCGCACGCCAGCATGTGCAATTGAGAGAATAAAAAACAAACCTGCAGACAGCCACACACTTTCAGGCTCCATAGCAAGTAAGCCAACACAGGCGATTAAAGCCAAGACTCCTGACAATTGGAGGGTGAATCGAGCACTCTTATCTGCAATCTTTCCCCATAGAAACGAAGAAAGCATTGACGCTAGGGCTTGTGCAGCAAGATAAAAAGGAAGCAACGATTTCGCGTTTTGCGAACTTTCTAACATGAAATATGGCGCGACTAGCGCAGAGTGAACAAACAACCCCCGAACAAAAACGAATCGATACACTGTGTTGTCAAAACGCCAGTTAAACAACGACTTATTTTGAGACTCTTCTATTTCAACATGGGTTTTTATCGAAAACATTAAAAATAGCGTGATACAAAATGCAAGTGCTGATGAGGCTAATAAAATGAAGATTGAATAACCTTCAAGCTCTCTTTCAAAATACACGAGAGGAACTGCAGCGCATAATGTCATCACACCGGACGCCGTAGATGCTAAACCAACTAACTTACCTCGTTCACCTTTTTGACTAATGTCTGCTTCCATATCTTTTACGGTAAGTGAGCTTGCAGAGCGGCCTAAACTTAGAAACACCAGTGATGCGAGTATAATTAACCCCGCCACAAAACCTTCAGTGACAACTGCGGCAGCTAACATTGTACATATAGCCGAGATTTGTATGGCCATACCTAGCCGCCAAACATGGTGCCTAGCGCTTTTTTTGCGTAAATACACACCAATTAACGCTTGGGGCAACAATGCACCAGATTCGCGAATTGGCACCAACCACATCACCATCCAGCTAGGAGCCCCCAGGGAGATTAGTA
Proteins encoded in this window:
- a CDS encoding MFS transporter produces the protein MLGNKRRLIVGLAFNKLADLLASAKTTLPALLISLGAPSWMVMWLVPIRESGALLPQALIGVYLRKKSARHHVWRLGMAIQISAICTMLAAAVVTEGFVAGLIILASLVFLSLGRSASSLTVKDMEADISQKGERGKLVGLASTASGVMTLCAAVPLVYFERELEGYSIFILLASSALAFCITLFLMFSIKTHVEIEESQNKSLFNWRFDNTVYRFVFVRGLFVHSALVAPYFMLESSQNAKSLLPFYLAAQALASMLSSFLWGKIADKSARFTLQLSGVLALIACVGLLAMEPESVWLSAGLFFILSIAHAGVRTGRKTYSLDIKEGQDRTELVGFSNTAIGLILLGFGGVYAIVSSFIDFSVVYIMAAMLTVAICTTLILPKEK